In the genome of Candidatus Pristimantibacillus lignocellulolyticus, the window TCCTTGAATATCAGCCACCTGTCCACCAACCATACCTTTAGCACCGGCATATTTAACGAGGTCATCAATGATATCTATTGCGACTGCAGCACTGATATAACCTTTTTTCGCCATGTCGGTAACAAAACCAAAGCTTTGTGTAAGTAATGCATCTCCAGCTAGAATTGCCATTCCCTCGCCAAAAACTTTATGATTCGTTGGCTTACCGCGACGGAAATCATCATTATCCATCGCAGGTAGATCATCATGAATCAGTGAATATGTATGTATATACTCAATTGCGCAAGCAGCGCCATATGCTTTTTCATAGATGTCGGTTTCTCCGTGTATCGCATAAGCAGAAGCTAATACGAGGTACGGACGAATACGCTTACCACCAGCGGTCAAAGAATATTCCATCGCCTCTATAAGAGTAGAAGGAGCTCCTTCTAGTACTTTTAGTGATAATAGAAGTTGCTGACCAACTTGCTTCGCTACTGTTTTCACATGCTCTTGTATCGTAATTGAGTCATTCACGAGATTACTCTCCTTTTTCTAATTGAGCTGTTGGGAATGGTTTCGTCTCCGTACCATTATCAGTTTCAATAAGCATTTCTATTTTTGCTTCTACTTGCTTTAATTTACCGTTACAAAGATTAGAAAGCAGCATACCTTCCTGATACAATTCAATCGCTTGCTCTAGCGGCACATCACCATTTTCCAATTGTGCAACTATCGTTTCAAGGCGCTCCAATGCCTGCTCAAAGCTCTGCTCCTGCTTCTTACTCATTACGAATCCCCCCAAACTTTTCATTGCTACGAGTAAATCTTCTCATATATGAAAAGTTAACTCGAAAGCTTATACTTAACTTTTTATTACTTCTAGTATTACGACACATAATATAAAAAGTTACTTCGAAAGTGTATTAGTTATTTGCTGTACTTCGCAACTCAATGTTCCATCTGCTAATCTCACTTCAATATGATTCCCAATTTTAACCTGATCTATATTCTTCAACAGTTGTTGATTATCTGTATAGGTCAAGCTATAACCACGAGCCATTACTTTAAGCGGACTTAACGCATCCAATTGTCTCATATTAGATACGATCTGCACTTTCTTGCCATCAATAACACGTTTCATCTGAACGTCTAATTGATTCTTCAAGTAGCTGACATTACGAGCCAGTAGCTTTATTCGATGTTCTGGATGAAGTCGTGCTAACTTACTTTCTTGTGCAGACAGCTTTAACTTATGACTGTCCAGTTGTTTTCGCAAATTAACTTTTAGTCCCGTTTGCAAATAGTCCACTCTTTCAGCTTGTTGCAAAAAGAACCTTTTTGGTTGTACAAAAGTGGGTGCTTGTTGCGCTCTGCGAAGTCGTTCAGTTAATCTATCTAGTTTGGAATTCATCGCATAATGAAGTTTTTCATTAAATCTTGCAACTGTAGAAGCAAGCTCTTTAGTATGAGGAAC includes:
- a CDS encoding polyprenyl synthetase family protein produces the protein MNDSITIQEHVKTVAKQVGQQLLLSLKVLEGAPSTLIEAMEYSLTAGGKRIRPYLVLASAYAIHGETDIYEKAYGAACAIEYIHTYSLIHDDLPAMDNDDFRRGKPTNHKVFGEGMAILAGDALLTQSFGFVTDMAKKGYISAAVAIDIIDDLVKYAGAKGMVGGQVADIQGEQGITSISQLEYIHEHKTSDLIVCSVLSGARTAGASAIQLEKLELYGRNIGLAFQIQDDILDLVGDAEKLGKPVLSDIEQQKVTYPFLLGLDESIALVQKLTEQAKTAIVEANLQEPGQLLELADYLVNRDF
- the xseB gene encoding exodeoxyribonuclease VII small subunit, translating into MSKKQEQSFEQALERLETIVAQLENGDVPLEQAIELYQEGMLLSNLCNGKLKQVEAKIEMLIETDNGTETKPFPTAQLEKGE